One part of the Anopheles coustani chromosome 2, idAnoCousDA_361_x.2, whole genome shotgun sequence genome encodes these proteins:
- the LOC131264155 gene encoding insulin-like peptide receptor: MSIGKHLLVDLCLLLVWCGASETLTVSEPPITATTLRTLGSNVTSSIASNRTAEDFDESELHCSNIDIRNGLSQLRLIQNCTVINGYLHMMLMDGVPTAEFTKYSLPNLREITGYLLLFRLINLVSLRNLFPNLMVIRGHQLIRNYALILYDMKGMIELGLKNLIAIQRGYIYTQHCPLLCHLDTIDWSSITVPTNTTKNRNYFETPKVRCNSVEVCRGCEPKYCWGSTSCQKFYNGYNFNGKIKCHKQCLGGCTGTKDTDCKVCRGWKEGKRCVEQCSHERLQYRHTNRCITWESCLKRGGRHHLKECVLECPAGYSPTNVDQEVADFDAHTCFPCQNRCPKVCDSADIMYLSDVDRFRGCTVINGSLHIRLKEDHPDLIGELKSGLMDVVEIMGILKVFRSNFISSLEFLPSLEIIHGQETGDNTNFSLMVYENSNLQRLWNFEEKKMLQIMSRGMYFRNNALLCNAHIVTLRNITEYDNSTDTIDWGSNGYMQACYVEHFRVRSEVLSSRNVTVYWGKYLGKTQHRLLGYMIYYIRTNGDKTPYEGRDMCSKFGWRTRFVQLESMVMKGEWYMYNLTRLKPYTRYAFYVRTYFNETINSSTDHVGLSEVHYFKTAKDRPTSPQHVRTVRKSDTSITLGWVLFPSELELVSLYHVDVFIEPDEPGKFDQRNFCLHPHEPSVSNGAADDAVDLSAACSKEFCCDLLELEEEADDEDGDDEEVTGPDGFFGEKRSIEESTRRANKKSSVVYDEFEKSMLNLLRDAGAERQEQQHGGRSRRDTEEIKFVNRIAARSFTTDNYQYTVEGLEPYRYYIFQLFACSENNTMYCSAYSLYADRTDRSPFIDQLNVTILTDNLIATAKVQSNDTAFLVVKTTIGDRIVLHFPEPKQVNGLTVAYRIELEWMNGTVIKRSSRCITRLEHEQQQHIHTIRDVSPGEYLIRVQLISLAGPGPFTEWMFIRVLAPPPPEEMGHRGTQLRDGLIAFAVVLIFAAFGGAGAFMWKRRQRGGAGWQDDKIPLADNDGNQVELDDGFVNCSLK, from the exons ATGTCGATAGGAAAACACTTACTCGTCGATCTTTGTCTATTGCTCGTCTGGTGTGGTGCATCGGAAACGCTTACCGTCAGCGAGCCCCCCATAACAGCTACCACGCTGCGGACGCTTGGTAGCAATGTAACGTCCTCGATCGCATCCAACCGAACGGCGGAAGATTTCGACGAGAGCGAGCTTCACTGCTCGAACATCGACATCCGTAATGGTCTGAGCCAGTTGCGGCTCATACAGAACTGTACGGTCATCAATGGGTACCTTCATATGATGCTGATGGATGGAGTGCCCACGGCGGAGTTTACAAAGTACAGCCTGCCAAACTTGAG AGAGATTACCGGCTATTTGCTTCTGTTCCGCTTGATCAACCTTGTCTCGTTGCGGAATCTGTTTCCGAACCTTATGGTGATCCGTGGCCATCAGCTGATCCGGAATTATGCGCTGATCCTTTACGACATGAAGGGCATGATTGAG CTTGGCCTGAAGAATCTTATCGCCATACAGCGCGGTTACATCTACACGCAGCACTGTCCTCTGTTGTGTCATCTCGATACG ATAGACTGGAGTTCCATAACGGTTCCGACCAATACTACGAAGAATCGGAACTACTTCGAAACACCAAAGGTACGGTGTAATAGCGTGGAAGTGTGCCGTGGCTGTGAGCCAAAGTACTGCTGGGGGAGCACAAGTTGTCAGAAGTTTTACAACGGCTACAATTTCAACG GAAAAATCAAATGTCATAAGCAGTGTCTTGGTGGGTGCACCGGTACGAAGGACACGGACTGTAAAGTCTGTCGCggttggaaggaaggaaaacggtGTGTCGAACAGTGCTCACACGAACG ATTACAGTATCGTCACACAAATCGATGCATCACGTGGGAAAGCTGCCTGAAGCGCGGTGGCAGGCACCACCTGAAAGAGTGCGTCCTCGAGTGTCCGGCCGGGTACAGCCCGACCAACGTCGACCAAGAAGTGGCCGACTTCGACGCCCACACGTGCTTCCCCTGCCAAAACCGCTGCCCAAAGGTGTGCGACAGTGCGGACATAATGTACCTGTCGGATGTGGATCGGTTCCGTGGTTGCACGGTGATCAACGGATCGTTGCACATCCGCCTGAAAGAGGATCACCCGGATCTGATCGGCGAACTCAAGAGTGGCCTGATGGATGTGGTGGAGATTATGGGCATCCTGAAGGTGTTCCGTTCGAACTTTATTTCGTCGCTCGAGTTTCTGCCCAGCCTCGAGATCATCCACGGGCAGGAAACGGGCGATAATACCAACTTTTCGCTGATGGTGTACGAAAACAGCAACCTGCAGCGGCTGTGGAACTTTGAAGAGAAGAAGATGCTGCAAATCATGTCCCGTGGGATGTACTTCCGGAACAATGCGCTCCTGTGCAACGCACACATCGTGACGCTCCGGAACATCACCGAGTACGACAACTCGACCGATACGATCGATTGGGGCTCGAACGGGTACATGCAGGCGTGCTATGTGGAACATTTTCGGGTCCGCTCGGAGGTGCTGTCGAGCCGGAACGTGACGGTGTACTGGGGGAAGTATCTGGGCAAGACGCAACATCGGTTGCTCGGCTATATGATATACTACATCCGCACGAACGGGGACAAGACGCCGTACGAGGGCCGTGATATGTGCTCAAAGTTTGGCTGGAGGACACGCTTCGTGCAGCTGGAGAGTATGGTCATGAAGGGAGAGTGGTACATGTACAATTTGACCCGACTGAAACCGTACACGCGGTATGCGTTCTACGTGCGGACGTACTTCAACGAGACGATCAACAGCTCCACCGACCATGTGGGGCTGTCTGAGGTACACTACTTTAAAACGGCTAAAGATCGGCCGACATCACCGCAGCATGTGCGCACGGTGCGGAAATCGGACACGTCGATCACACTCGGCTGGGTGTTGTTTCCGTCCGAGCTCGAACTGGTGTCTCTGTACCACGTGGATGTGTTCATCGAACCGGACGAACCGGGCAAGTTTGATCAGCGAAACTTTTGCCTCCATCCCCATGAACCGTCGGTGTCGAATGGGGCAGCGGATGACGCGGTGGACCTTTCCGCGGCCTGTAGCAAGGAGTTTTGCTGCGATCTACTCGAGCTCGAGGAGGAAGCTGACGACGAGGACGGTGATGATGAAGAGGTAACCGGACCGGATGGATTTTTCGGCGA GAAACGATCGATAGAAGAATCGACACGGAGGGCCAACAAAAAATCGTCCGTCGTATATGACGAGTTTGAGAAGAGTATGCTCAACCTTCTTCGTGACGCTGGTGCGGAACGACAGGAACAGCAGCACGGTGGACGGTCACGGCGTGACACGGAGGAGATAAAGTTTGTCAATCGGATTGCAGCGCGCTCGTTCACCACGGACAACTATCAGTACACGGTGGAAGGGTTGGAACCGTACAGGTATTACATCTTTCAGCTGTTCGCGTGCAGCGAAAACAACACCATGTACTGCAGTGCGTACAGTTTGTACGCGGACCGTACCGACCGGTCCCCGTTCATCGATCAACTCAACGTGACCATCCTTACGGACAATCTGATCGCCACGGCTAAGGTGCAATCGAACGATACCGCATTTCTGGTCGTGAAGACAACGATCGGCGATCGCATTGTGCTGCACTTTCCCGAACCAAAGCAAGTGAACGGACTGACGGTGGCGTACCGTATCGAGTTGGAGTGGATGAACGGGACGGTCATAAAACGCTCGTCACGCTGTATCACTCGACTCGAGCacgagcagcaacagcataTCCATACGATCCGGGATGTTTCCCCCGGGGAGTATCTTATTCGGGTGCAACTGATTTCGCTTGCCGGTCCGGGTCCGTTTACCGAGTGGATGTTTATCCGTGTTCTAGCGCCACCGCCTCCAGAAGAGATGGGACACAGGGGTACGCAGCTTCGCGATGGACTGATCGCGTTTGCCGTCGTATTGATTTTTGCCGCGTTCGGTGGAGCGGGAGCATTTATGTGGAAACGGCGGCAACGAGGAGGGGCGGGCTGGCAGGACGATAAGATTCCTCTCGCGGACAACGATGGGAATCAAGTCGAGTTGGACGATGGGTTCGTCAACTGTTCCTTGAAGTGA
- the LOC131264156 gene encoding venom protease-like: MEPVTLHTSERTGAHTIEESETPTGPNNAVSGRSATYADLAPTPGITTAALHRESKAMYRVSCQGRSECVPLAECPELLLEISRQCYRGDFSLSCGVNEFEPHVCCPRVTTPTFNDQRNPPACGKSIVQGDFYNGLGAYPFVARIGFKNTKTGTFIFPCSGSIIARQIVLTSAHCALAKADSHRLSSVRVGDYDTRTDPDCGSTGFCAPVAINHAVSQIIVHPDYIEGQYHHDIALLILRSPINYTVAAQPICIHSRKQDLTVGRRVQIIGWGKLSTSGSKSPELQSLEVPLTSWDQCVRSYASTGALQSPQSIEGEWMCAGGEGRDACHGFGGAPLIIRDQGRYAQIGIMSFGAETCGALNMPSVYTSIAHYATWIEANSPKGFV, translated from the exons atgGAACCCGTTACGCTACACACGTCCGAACGCACCGGAG CGCACACCATCGAGGAAAGTGAAACTCCAACGGGTCCCAACAACGCCGTCTCGGGTCGCTCGGCAACGTACGCCGATCTTGCACCAACGCCGGGCATAACGACGGCCGCACTTCACCGGGAATCGAAAGCCATGTACCGGGTCAGCTGCCAGGGCCGGAGCGAGTGTGTCCCGCTGGCCGAGTGTCcggagctgctgctggaaaTCTCCCGCCAGTGCTACCGGGGCGACTTCTCGCTGTCGTGCGGCGTCAACGAGTTCGAACCGCACGTGTGCTGCCCGCGTGTCACCACGCCGACGTTCAACGACCAGCGCAATCCGCCGGCCTGTGGCAAGAGTATCGTGCAGGGTGACTTCTACAACGGGCTGGGCGCGTATCCGTTCGTGGCACGCATCGGATTCAAAA ACACCAAAACGGGAACTTTTATATTTCCCTGCTCCGGGTCCATCATCGCGCGCCAGATTGTCCTCACGTCGGCCCACTGTGCCCTCGCCAAAGCGGACAGCCATCGACT GTCGTCCGTGCGTGTGGGCGACTACGACACGCGCACCGATCCGGACTGCGGAAGCACCGGGTTCTGCGCCCCGGTAGCGATCAACCACGCCGTCAGCCAGATCATCGTCCATCCGGATTACATCGAGGGTCAGTACCATCACGACATCGCGCTGCTAATACTCCGTTCGCCGATCAACTACACTG TCGCCGCACAGCCGATCTGCATTCACTCGCGCAAACAGGACCTGACCGTCGGCCGCCGGGTACAGATCATCGGTTGGGGCAAGCTGTCCACCAGCGGCTCCAAGTCGCCCGAACTGCAAAGCCTCGAGGTACCGCTGACGTCCTGGGACCAGTGTGTCCGATCGTACGCCTCCACCGGTGCCCTGCAGTCCCCCCAATCGATCGAAGGCGAATGGATGTGTGCGGGAGGCGAAGGGCGGGACGCTTGCCACGGGTTCGGCGGTGCCCCGCTGATCATACGCGACCAGGGCCGATACGCCCAGATCGGCATCATGTCGTTCGGGGCGGAAACCTGCGGCGCCCTCAACATGCCGAGCGTTTACACCTCGATCGCGCACTACGCCACCTGGATTGAGGCGAACTCACCGAAGGGGTTCGTGTGA